The following are from one region of the Denitrobacterium detoxificans genome:
- a CDS encoding aldo/keto reductase — MGTWMDATLGKLGFGCMRLPKTDDELDMPAICAMFDAFLEAGFNYFDTAHVYLGGQSEVALRECLVKRHPRDSFFLADKLSNQNFEVEEDIDPLLDLELETLGVDYMDMLLLHAQNATNYEKYTATHAYEHAFAFKAAGKTRYVGMSFHDSPDVLERILNDHPDLDAVQLQVNWADWESASVQSRACVELCAQRNIPVIVMEPLKGGNLVSVPEPVQQIIDDMDNPEGLSNAGLALRFAATHPSIAMVLSGMRTIEDVRDNVRAMRTPTPLSKAQAESLQQAAEKIASMGMIACTACHYCTDGCPEGIRIPEMLDCLNTKRVFGGWNPSWYYNNSLVSEGHAKASECLQCGICEEACPQFLPICDLLEEVASELEGN; from the coding sequence ATGGGCACATGGATGGATGCAACGCTGGGAAAGCTGGGGTTTGGCTGCATGCGTCTGCCAAAAACCGATGATGAACTGGACATGCCCGCCATCTGTGCCATGTTCGACGCGTTTCTAGAGGCTGGGTTCAATTACTTCGACACCGCCCACGTGTACCTGGGAGGACAAAGCGAGGTAGCACTGCGCGAATGCCTCGTAAAGCGCCACCCGCGCGACTCCTTCTTCCTTGCCGACAAGCTTTCGAACCAGAACTTCGAGGTCGAGGAAGACATCGACCCACTCCTCGACCTCGAGCTAGAAACGCTGGGCGTGGACTACATGGACATGTTGCTCCTGCACGCCCAGAATGCAACCAACTACGAGAAGTACACCGCAACCCACGCGTACGAGCACGCCTTCGCTTTCAAGGCGGCAGGTAAAACCCGATACGTGGGGATGTCATTCCACGATTCTCCCGACGTGCTCGAGCGCATCCTGAACGACCATCCCGACCTTGACGCCGTGCAACTGCAGGTGAACTGGGCCGATTGGGAAAGCGCTTCCGTCCAGAGCCGTGCGTGCGTAGAACTATGCGCGCAGCGAAACATCCCCGTCATCGTGATGGAGCCACTCAAGGGCGGAAACCTCGTGAGCGTTCCCGAGCCCGTTCAGCAGATCATCGACGACATGGACAACCCAGAGGGGCTTTCCAACGCGGGGCTCGCGCTACGTTTCGCAGCGACGCACCCCAGCATAGCCATGGTACTTTCGGGCATGCGCACCATCGAAGACGTGCGCGACAACGTACGAGCGATGCGCACCCCAACGCCTCTCTCGAAAGCGCAAGCCGAGTCGCTGCAACAGGCCGCCGAGAAAATCGCCTCGATGGGCATGATTGCCTGCACGGCATGCCACTACTGCACCGACGGCTGCCCCGAGGGCATACGCATCCCCGAAATGCTCGATTGCCTGAATACGAAACGCGTATTCGGCGGTTGGAATCCCAGCTGGTACTACAACAATTCGCTCGTATCCGAAGGACACGCCAAGGCGAGCGAATGCCTGCAATGCGGCATCTGCGAAGAGGCATGCCCGCAGTTCCTGCCCATTTGCGACTTACTCGAAGAAGTAGCCTCCGAGCTGGAAGGCAACTAG
- a CDS encoding glycosyltransferase family 39 protein, whose protein sequence is MKNTIERIISSPAFHALVLLIGAAFLLTGAFHENLWFDESYSVAIADHSFAEIWHIGSGDVHPVLFYWALHIIRLLGGYVTEYRIFTVLGAVALAAIGLTHLRRDFGWRVGLIYTTLALFTPYVSYIAIEIRMYSWAACMVMFSFVYAFRIMRLNRTSIPADGLPHAPWARFMICSITAAYLHYFAVISVFLVNLALLCFLIAHRRTRKGDLKTFWIQAALQVALFAPWLSVLASQVGVVSNTYWAQFTFPDTLIALARYPLITMQIDFAWKGDYGLIPRIVVWVVIIALAILIALIVRECIKRRRRPSMRKRAKYAYPKRDASWWRRVWHTLTSPSWFPAFLGIAIYVGLGVIAGLASILMHSFMVYFRYMFCAIGPLIFGIAWILFRLHRKRITIMFCLLFIAISSLNQLLIVQDDYSDKNNEFFDYMAEQIQEGDLVVSSDIGIMGVTSVYFPDLEQHYLDWQKGNWALAYSCYGDNLVIDSSWETMLNDYHGQFWVLGQSTDAVPPRDVTDLEQKDGITLLWSQQVYRPYERGYYTIALMYKE, encoded by the coding sequence ATGAAGAACACAATTGAACGCATCATCTCCTCCCCCGCATTCCACGCGCTCGTGCTACTCATTGGCGCGGCATTCCTGCTCACAGGCGCGTTTCACGAGAACCTCTGGTTCGACGAAAGCTACTCGGTAGCCATCGCCGACCATTCCTTCGCCGAAATCTGGCACATTGGCTCGGGCGACGTACATCCCGTACTGTTCTACTGGGCGCTGCATATCATTCGCCTGCTCGGTGGTTACGTTACCGAATACCGCATCTTCACCGTCCTTGGCGCCGTGGCACTCGCGGCCATAGGCCTTACGCACCTACGCCGCGACTTCGGCTGGCGTGTCGGCCTCATCTACACGACGCTTGCGCTCTTCACACCCTACGTCTCGTACATCGCCATCGAGATTCGCATGTATTCGTGGGCGGCATGCATGGTCATGTTCTCTTTCGTATACGCGTTCCGCATCATGCGCCTGAATCGTACGAGCATACCCGCCGACGGCCTACCCCATGCACCATGGGCGCGCTTCATGATCTGTTCCATCACGGCAGCCTACCTGCACTACTTCGCCGTGATCTCGGTGTTCTTGGTTAACCTTGCACTTTTGTGCTTCCTCATCGCACACCGACGCACGCGCAAAGGCGATCTGAAGACATTCTGGATACAAGCCGCCCTGCAAGTGGCCCTCTTCGCACCCTGGCTCAGCGTGCTCGCCAGCCAGGTCGGCGTAGTATCCAACACGTATTGGGCGCAGTTCACCTTCCCCGATACGCTCATTGCCCTAGCGCGCTACCCCCTCATCACCATGCAGATCGACTTTGCGTGGAAAGGCGATTACGGCCTGATTCCCCGCATCGTGGTCTGGGTCGTCATCATTGCACTCGCCATCCTCATTGCGCTCATCGTACGAGAATGCATCAAGCGCAGGCGACGCCCTTCAATGCGCAAACGTGCGAAATACGCTTACCCGAAACGCGATGCAAGCTGGTGGCGTCGCGTATGGCACACGCTCACCTCCCCCTCATGGTTCCCGGCGTTCCTGGGCATTGCCATATACGTTGGCCTGGGAGTCATCGCCGGGCTGGCATCCATTCTCATGCATTCGTTCATGGTGTACTTCCGCTATATGTTCTGCGCTATTGGACCGCTCATCTTCGGCATCGCCTGGATACTCTTCCGCCTGCACCGCAAGCGCATCACCATTATGTTCTGCCTGCTGTTCATTGCCATCTCATCGCTCAACCAGCTGCTCATCGTGCAAGACGACTACAGCGACAAGAACAACGAGTTCTTCGACTACATGGCCGAGCAAATACAGGAAGGCGACCTGGTCGTTTCAAGCGACATCGGAATCATGGGCGTCACATCGGTCTACTTCCCCGACCTGGAACAGCACTACCTTGATTGGCAGAAGGGAAACTGGGCGCTTGCGTACTCCTGCTACGGCGACAACCTGGTAATCGACTCTAGCTGGGAAACGATGCTCAACGACTACCATGGCCAATTCTGGGTGCTAGGCCAATCGACCGACGCCGTGCCCCCACGCGACGTAACCGACCTGGAGCAGAAGGACGGCATCACGCTGCTGTGGAGCCAGCAAGTGTATAGGCCCTACGAACGCGGGTACTACACCATCGCGCTCATGTACAAGGAGTAG
- a CDS encoding M20 metallopeptidase family protein — MSTVETILQAVEEDHAYVVNLRRHFHQHPELSRHEDATNERIIEELTSLGLEVHRIPEHSLYADITGELPGEAAIVLRADIDALPVQEADDRPYASQVPGVMHACGHDAHIAGLIGAARILVRNRNLFGGTVRLVFQEGEEVGYGGHKVVESGALDIASRTFGIHMASNVPVGSVVITPGPNNASVDYFNIAISGKGAHVSTPEAGIDALYIASQIVVAAQALVTRRVNPTNSVLIGIGKLTAGTAYNVVAESAVIEGTIRALTPETREQVKRELEELACSTARIYGGTASIRFEDYTSPLINDETSSHEAQSTAAALFGEEKVITNRPASLQGDDMAELINRVPGAYAFVGSANAKRPNTQVSHHNKSFDIDEDALTVSTALYAQYAIDYLQTYAGA, encoded by the coding sequence ATGAGCACAGTTGAAACGATTCTCCAGGCAGTCGAGGAAGACCACGCATACGTCGTGAATCTCCGCAGGCATTTTCACCAGCACCCCGAGCTCTCGCGCCACGAAGACGCAACGAACGAGCGCATCATCGAAGAGCTCACGTCTTTGGGCCTGGAAGTTCATCGCATCCCCGAACATTCGCTCTATGCGGACATCACGGGCGAACTACCCGGGGAGGCCGCCATCGTGCTTCGCGCGGACATTGACGCGCTCCCCGTACAGGAAGCCGACGACCGCCCCTACGCATCGCAGGTACCTGGCGTCATGCACGCCTGCGGGCACGATGCCCATATCGCAGGGCTCATTGGGGCGGCACGCATCCTCGTGCGCAATCGTAACCTGTTTGGCGGCACCGTGCGCCTGGTGTTCCAAGAGGGCGAAGAAGTAGGTTACGGCGGGCATAAGGTCGTGGAAAGCGGAGCCTTGGACATCGCCTCACGTACGTTCGGCATCCATATGGCATCGAACGTTCCCGTGGGTTCGGTCGTCATCACGCCTGGCCCCAACAACGCTTCCGTCGATTACTTCAACATCGCCATCTCCGGCAAGGGTGCGCACGTCTCCACGCCCGAAGCGGGCATCGACGCGCTCTACATTGCCTCGCAAATCGTCGTGGCAGCCCAGGCCCTTGTAACGCGCCGCGTGAACCCCACCAACAGCGTGCTGATAGGCATCGGGAAATTGACCGCCGGAACGGCATACAACGTAGTTGCCGAATCGGCCGTCATCGAGGGGACCATCCGCGCGCTCACGCCCGAAACGAGGGAGCAGGTAAAACGCGAGTTGGAGGAATTGGCCTGCAGCACCGCACGCATCTACGGCGGAACGGCATCCATTCGCTTCGAAGACTACACGTCGCCCCTCATCAACGATGAAACGTCGAGCCATGAAGCGCAGAGCACCGCCGCTGCCCTCTTCGGCGAAGAGAAGGTCATCACCAACCGACCCGCCTCCCTCCAGGGCGACGACATGGCAGAGCTGATCAATCGCGTACCCGGAGCGTATGCCTTCGTGGGGTCTGCAAACGCAAAGCGCCCCAACACGCAGGTCTCTCATCACAACAAGAGCTTTGACATCGACGAAGACGCGCTTACCGTATCCACGGCACTCTACGCGCAATACGCTATCGACTACCTTCAGACGTACGCAGGCGCCTAG
- the ybaK gene encoding Cys-tRNA(Pro) deacylase, with protein sequence MGKKLHKTNAMRILDSEGVAYRTATYEVDENDLSGMHVAASLGQDPEQLFKTLVLVGERMGHVVCCIPTNCELDLKKVARAAGDKRVEMLPLKKLTPLTGYVRGGCSPLGMKKQFPTFIDETAVLFDEIYISAGERGEQIIVNGEDLARVVGATFADLCM encoded by the coding sequence ATGGGTAAGAAGTTGCACAAGACAAATGCGATGCGCATTCTCGATTCCGAGGGCGTGGCATATCGTACGGCTACGTACGAAGTCGATGAAAACGATCTTTCCGGCATGCACGTAGCTGCTTCGCTGGGGCAAGACCCCGAACAGCTTTTCAAGACGCTCGTTTTGGTAGGCGAGCGCATGGGGCATGTCGTATGCTGCATTCCCACGAATTGCGAACTCGATTTGAAGAAGGTCGCGCGCGCTGCGGGCGACAAGCGCGTGGAAATGCTGCCGCTCAAGAAACTTACGCCTCTTACGGGGTATGTGCGTGGTGGATGCTCGCCCCTGGGTATGAAGAAGCAGTTCCCCACGTTCATCGACGAGACTGCGGTCCTATTCGATGAAATCTATATCAGCGCCGGCGAACGTGGCGAGCAGATTATCGTCAATGGCGAGGACTTGGCGCGCGTAGTGGGGGCAACGTTTGCCGATTTGTGCATGTAG
- the uvrB gene encoding excinuclease ABC subunit UvrB, with translation MAHLSNLQGVEMAGKLPSVRLANQPFEIVSPFEPAGDQPQAIEALAQGVRDGLRYQTLLGVTGSGKTFTMAKTIEAVQKPTLVLAPNKTLAAQEAAELREFFPNNAVVYFVSYYDYYQPEAYVPSTDTFIEKDASINEEVEKLRHAATSSLLSRRDCIVVASVSCIYGIGSPMDYAGMAVFVDKQKPAERDDVIHELIDIQYDRNDYELSRGTFRVRGDSIDVFPPYADNPVRIEFWGDEIEEIAEIDNVTGEVLNHYEALPIWPASHYVTAQPKMDHAIKSIREELRERLEQFKAEGKLLEAQRLEMRVSYDLEMMESMGFCSGIENYSRHLDGRKPGEPPYTLIDYFPDDFLCIIDESHVTVPQIRGMHEGDRSRKVTLTEHGFRLPSCLDNRPLRFDEFEARVPQFIYVSATPGDYELRVSQKNVEQIIRPTGLLDPEIIVRPTLSQIDDIIDEARIRAERNERVLITTLTKKMAEDLTDHLLDEGIRARYMHSDIGTLERVEILRELRQGTFDVLVGINLLREGLDLPEVSLVAILDADKEGFLRNHRSLIQTIGRAARNASGQVIMYADKRTDSMDLAITETERRRGLQMKFNEEHGITPKTVNKAINDIMDYVEEEVGNTTAEQVNKELAELSREEVLRVITSMEDDMQRASQAMDFEEAARLRDQVVQLRSRFEGESEEAALEKLRKTARKGSDFGRRKR, from the coding sequence ATGGCTCATCTTTCGAACTTGCAGGGTGTGGAAATGGCAGGCAAGCTGCCATCGGTGCGCCTTGCCAATCAGCCATTCGAAATCGTTTCTCCGTTCGAGCCGGCAGGCGATCAGCCTCAGGCAATCGAGGCTCTTGCACAGGGCGTACGTGATGGCCTGCGTTACCAGACGCTCTTGGGCGTAACGGGTAGTGGCAAAACATTTACTATGGCCAAGACCATCGAGGCCGTGCAGAAGCCCACGCTCGTCCTTGCGCCCAACAAGACGCTTGCAGCGCAGGAGGCTGCAGAGCTGCGCGAGTTCTTTCCCAATAACGCGGTGGTGTACTTCGTCTCGTACTACGATTACTATCAGCCCGAAGCGTACGTGCCTTCCACCGATACGTTCATCGAGAAAGATGCCTCCATCAACGAAGAGGTCGAGAAGCTGCGCCATGCGGCTACGTCTTCGCTGCTTTCGCGTCGTGACTGCATTGTCGTTGCTTCGGTAAGCTGCATTTACGGCATTGGTTCGCCTATGGACTACGCAGGCATGGCCGTGTTCGTGGACAAGCAGAAGCCTGCCGAGCGCGATGATGTCATTCACGAGCTCATTGACATTCAATACGACCGCAATGACTACGAGCTTTCCCGCGGCACTTTCCGCGTGCGCGGCGATTCCATCGACGTCTTTCCGCCGTACGCCGACAATCCCGTGCGCATCGAATTCTGGGGTGACGAAATCGAGGAAATTGCCGAAATCGACAACGTGACCGGGGAAGTGCTCAACCATTACGAGGCGCTGCCCATCTGGCCGGCGTCGCATTACGTGACGGCCCAGCCGAAGATGGATCATGCCATCAAGTCAATTCGCGAGGAGCTGCGCGAGCGCCTGGAGCAATTCAAGGCAGAGGGCAAGCTTCTCGAGGCTCAGCGCCTGGAAATGCGCGTGAGCTACGACTTGGAAATGATGGAATCGATGGGCTTCTGCAGTGGCATCGAGAATTACTCGCGTCATCTAGACGGACGCAAGCCAGGCGAGCCGCCGTATACGCTCATCGATTATTTCCCCGACGACTTCCTGTGCATCATCGACGAGAGCCATGTTACGGTGCCGCAGATTCGCGGCATGCATGAAGGCGACCGCTCTCGCAAGGTCACCCTTACCGAACATGGGTTTCGCCTGCCGAGTTGCCTGGATAACCGTCCGCTGCGTTTTGACGAGTTCGAGGCGCGCGTTCCCCAGTTCATTTACGTATCAGCTACGCCGGGTGATTACGAGCTGCGCGTAAGTCAGAAGAACGTGGAGCAGATCATTCGCCCTACGGGCCTGCTCGACCCTGAAATCATCGTGCGTCCCACGCTTTCGCAAATCGACGACATCATCGACGAAGCACGCATTCGTGCCGAGCGCAATGAGCGCGTGCTCATTACCACGCTCACGAAGAAGATGGCCGAAGACCTTACCGACCATCTGCTCGACGAGGGTATTCGCGCGCGCTATATGCATTCCGACATCGGCACGCTCGAGCGCGTCGAGATTCTGCGCGAGCTGCGTCAGGGCACGTTCGACGTGCTCGTGGGCATCAATCTGCTGCGTGAGGGCCTCGACTTGCCCGAGGTATCCCTCGTGGCTATTCTCGATGCCGACAAGGAAGGCTTCCTGCGCAATCATCGCTCGCTCATTCAGACCATTGGTCGTGCGGCCCGTAATGCGTCGGGTCAGGTAATCATGTACGCCGATAAGCGTACCGATTCCATGGACCTTGCCATTACCGAAACGGAGCGTCGTCGTGGCTTGCAGATGAAGTTCAACGAGGAGCATGGCATTACGCCCAAGACGGTGAACAAGGCCATCAATGACATCATGGATTACGTGGAAGAAGAAGTGGGGAATACCACGGCCGAGCAGGTAAACAAGGAGCTTGCCGAGCTGTCCCGCGAAGAGGTGTTGCGCGTTATTACCTCTATGGAAGACGATATGCAGCGTGCGTCCCAGGCCATGGATTTCGAGGAAGCTGCTCGTCTGCGCGACCAGGTCGTGCAGCTGCGAAGCCGCTTCGAGGGCGAATCGGAAGAGGCCGCCCTCGAAAAGCTGCGCAAGACTGCCCGCAAGGGCAGCGATTTTGGAAGACGGAAGCGCTAG
- a CDS encoding methionine ABC transporter ATP-binding protein yields MLKTTGLTKTFSSNGGDFTAVDNVSLSIEQGDIYGVIGYSGAGKSTLVRCLNFLETPTAGTIEIDGFGTLRCEKGNVFHSDESNPQEEPVSPAKLRKLRSSIGMIFQHFNLLDRSTVFENVAYPLRHTGKSNQDIEAKVTELLELVDLKDKAKSFPAELSGGQKQRVAIARALANDPKILLSDEATSALDPEATASVLALLKNINARLGLTIVIITHEMSVIKTICNKVTVMEGGKAVESGTVYEIFSNPHEEITRKFVSKGENLESLDVLREKYGTEGILAKLTFDDKSVNDELIADTAKQFDVHINILLANIEWLQGKPLGHMVVQLKGTQEITQNVIEYWRSRNVRTEVIGHGPSANALS; encoded by the coding sequence ATGCTAAAGACTACGGGACTGACAAAGACGTTCAGTTCAAACGGGGGTGACTTCACTGCCGTCGATAACGTATCGCTCTCCATCGAGCAGGGCGATATCTACGGCGTTATCGGCTACTCGGGAGCAGGCAAATCTACCCTCGTTCGCTGCCTCAACTTCCTTGAGACTCCCACCGCAGGCACCATCGAAATCGACGGCTTCGGTACACTTCGTTGCGAAAAAGGCAACGTATTTCATTCGGACGAGAGCAATCCGCAGGAGGAGCCCGTCTCCCCCGCCAAGCTACGGAAGCTTCGCTCTTCCATCGGAATGATTTTCCAGCACTTCAACCTGCTCGACCGTTCAACCGTATTCGAGAACGTAGCCTACCCCCTGCGCCATACGGGCAAATCGAACCAAGACATCGAGGCGAAGGTTACCGAGCTCCTAGAGCTGGTAGACCTGAAAGACAAGGCCAAGTCGTTCCCCGCAGAGCTCTCGGGTGGTCAGAAGCAGCGCGTTGCCATCGCGCGCGCCCTAGCCAACGACCCGAAGATCCTGCTCTCCGACGAAGCCACTTCGGCACTCGACCCTGAAGCAACCGCTTCGGTTCTGGCGCTGCTGAAGAACATCAACGCACGCTTGGGCCTTACGATCGTCATCATCACGCACGAAATGTCGGTCATCAAGACCATCTGCAACAAGGTCACCGTCATGGAAGGCGGCAAGGCCGTAGAAAGCGGAACGGTTTACGAAATCTTCTCGAACCCGCACGAAGAGATCACCCGCAAGTTCGTCTCGAAGGGCGAAAACCTCGAAAGCCTCGACGTGCTGCGCGAAAAGTATGGCACCGAAGGCATTCTGGCAAAGCTCACCTTCGACGATAAGTCGGTAAACGACGAGCTCATCGCCGACACCGCCAAGCAGTTTGACGTGCATATCAATATCCTGCTCGCCAATATCGAGTGGCTGCAGGGCAAGCCGCTTGGCCACATGGTCGTGCAGCTAAAGGGCACCCAGGAAATCACCCAGAACGTCATCGAATATTGGCGCTCGCGCAACGTCCGAACGGAGGTAATCGGTCATGGACCTTCTGCAAACGCTCTTTCCTAA
- a CDS encoding MetQ/NlpA family ABC transporter substrate-binding protein: MKKTTLKKLVLAAFAAVTVIALAGCGASASSSTVKIGIPDDSTNGGRAIKLLEEAGLIEVDPNAGYTPEVKDITKYLYNVEIVPSAANTLPSTLDDFGAAAVNGTYAIPAGLTPSKDALITESQNSGSGDNPYVNVVVARSSEANNATYKTIVNALQTQTVAKYIVGKYQEAYIPAFDYDASDVADDAFIKEIDSYSSSSDGKTVVKVGVCGSSNDYWKAVQKVLDEQNAGIYIELVTFDAYTLPNEALNSGEIDLNSFQHKAYLANEVSSIGYDITAIGDTIMAPLSLYSHAYDSIDAIKEAAGQAA; encoded by the coding sequence ATGAAAAAGACAACGCTCAAGAAGCTGGTACTCGCGGCCTTTGCCGCGGTAACGGTCATCGCACTCGCTGGCTGCGGTGCTTCCGCTTCCAGCAGCACCGTGAAGATCGGCATTCCCGACGATTCCACGAATGGCGGTCGCGCCATCAAGCTGTTGGAAGAAGCGGGGCTCATTGAGGTCGACCCCAACGCCGGCTACACGCCCGAAGTGAAGGACATCACGAAGTACCTGTACAACGTGGAAATCGTCCCTTCGGCCGCCAACACGCTCCCCTCTACGCTCGATGACTTCGGTGCTGCCGCGGTCAACGGCACTTACGCAATCCCCGCCGGCCTCACCCCCTCGAAGGACGCACTGATCACCGAATCGCAGAACTCCGGCTCGGGTGACAACCCCTACGTGAACGTCGTCGTCGCGCGCAGCAGCGAGGCCAACAACGCCACCTACAAGACGATTGTAAACGCGCTCCAGACGCAGACCGTGGCCAAGTACATCGTGGGCAAGTACCAGGAAGCCTATATCCCGGCATTCGACTACGACGCTTCCGACGTGGCAGACGATGCCTTCATCAAGGAAATCGACTCCTACTCCTCTAGCAGCGACGGCAAGACGGTCGTGAAGGTCGGCGTCTGCGGCTCCTCCAACGACTACTGGAAGGCCGTGCAGAAGGTCCTCGACGAGCAGAATGCCGGCATCTACATCGAACTCGTCACCTTCGATGCGTACACCCTGCCCAACGAGGCTCTGAACTCGGGCGAAATCGATCTGAACTCCTTCCAGCACAAGGCATACCTGGCCAATGAAGTAAGCTCGATTGGCTATGACATCACCGCAATCGGCGACACCATCATGGCACCCCTTTCGCTCTACTCCCACGCGTACGACTCCATCGACGCCATCAAGGAAGCAGCTGGCCAGGCGGCGTAA
- the coaE gene encoding dephospho-CoA kinase (Dephospho-CoA kinase (CoaE) performs the final step in coenzyme A biosynthesis.), whose product MKTCILIGGIGSGKSTVSHMLLERGAKRVDLDECGHETLLDPEVISQLADTFGPEILDEHGAIVRSELAARAFVTQAKTIQLNAITQPRLLKVAQAQLDRLEQEGCELAVIEISAYDGPEGTFAPLVRNSVGVIAVTSPTRVRVQRAVAKGFAEDDVRRRIARQVSDAQRALWADYVISNKGTIDQLEEQVELVWQDIASK is encoded by the coding sequence ATGAAAACGTGCATTCTCATCGGTGGCATCGGGTCGGGCAAATCAACCGTATCCCATATGCTACTTGAACGTGGTGCCAAGCGTGTTGACCTCGATGAATGCGGCCATGAAACGCTTCTCGATCCCGAAGTGATCAGTCAGCTTGCCGATACGTTCGGTCCTGAGATTCTCGACGAGCATGGCGCCATCGTACGTTCCGAACTGGCAGCCCGCGCCTTCGTTACGCAGGCCAAGACCATTCAGTTGAACGCTATCACTCAGCCTCGTTTGCTTAAGGTGGCTCAGGCCCAGTTGGATCGTCTGGAGCAAGAGGGCTGCGAGCTCGCTGTTATTGAGATTTCTGCCTACGATGGTCCCGAAGGCACGTTCGCCCCGCTTGTTCGCAATAGCGTGGGCGTTATCGCCGTTACGTCGCCTACGCGCGTGCGCGTGCAGCGTGCCGTGGCAAAGGGCTTCGCCGAAGACGATGTCCGTCGTCGCATCGCCAGGCAGGTGAGCGATGCGCAGCGCGCCCTGTGGGCCGACTACGTCATCAGTAACAAGGGCACAATCGACCAGCTTGAGGAGCAGGTCGAACTTGTCTGGCAGGATATAGCGAGCAAGTAG
- the map gene encoding type I methionyl aminopeptidase has product MIIRKTPAEIEAMKEAGRLSAKALREVGRIIEPGISTLELDRHAEKIIRAEGGIPAFKGYGGFPGTICSSVNDQIVHGIPSKDVILHEGDIISIDTGAIVDGWVGDNAWTYPVGRIKPEVQKLLDVTEECMWRAISAARPGNRLGDVGHACQEHAEAHGYGVVREYVGHGVGRDMHEDPNVPNYGHRHMGLRLEEGMVIAIEPMICMGTRKTRAGNDGWLVLTRDGKPAAHFEKTVAITEGGPILLTVEPEYRRPVMKKN; this is encoded by the coding sequence ATGATTATCAGGAAAACGCCTGCCGAAATCGAAGCGATGAAAGAGGCGGGCAGGCTATCGGCGAAGGCTCTGCGCGAAGTAGGGCGAATCATCGAACCAGGCATCTCCACGCTCGAACTGGACAGGCATGCCGAGAAAATCATTCGTGCCGAAGGTGGCATTCCTGCGTTCAAGGGCTACGGCGGCTTCCCCGGAACTATTTGCTCTTCCGTGAACGACCAGATTGTTCACGGAATTCCCAGTAAGGACGTCATTCTGCACGAGGGCGATATCATCTCCATCGACACGGGCGCCATCGTCGACGGTTGGGTGGGCGATAACGCCTGGACGTACCCCGTGGGTCGTATTAAGCCCGAGGTGCAGAAGCTGCTCGATGTAACGGAAGAGTGCATGTGGCGCGCCATTTCGGCAGCCCGTCCCGGTAATCGCCTAGGCGATGTGGGGCATGCGTGCCAGGAACATGCGGAAGCCCATGGGTATGGCGTCGTGCGTGAATACGTGGGTCATGGCGTGGGTCGCGACATGCACGAAGATCCCAATGTTCCCAATTATGGGCATCGCCATATGGGCTTGCGCTTGGAAGAGGGCATGGTTATCGCCATCGAGCCCATGATCTGCATGGGGACGCGCAAGACGCGCGCGGGTAACGATGGTTGGCTGGTGCTTACGCGCGATGGCAAGCCGGCGGCTCATTTCGAGAAGACGGTGGCCATCACTGAGGGTGGTCCTATCCTGCTTACCGTGGAGCCCGAGTACCGCCGCCCGGTAATGAAGAAGAACTAG
- a CDS encoding methionine ABC transporter permease — protein sequence MDLLQTLFPNVVSYNDIFVDSIIATFQMFAISGILTFVIGLAFGIALTVTRPDGIAPNKVIFGIDTLITNFFRSIPFVILLIFLIPLTRLITGTAIGVAGAIVPLVFGAVPFYTRQVETALVSVDKGKIEAARAFGSGTMGIIFRVYLPEALPELIRATTITAISLIGLTTMAGAVGAGGIGSFAINYGQNLHHQDVVNACVILLMVIISIIQGVGNLLARRTTNRHLFGR from the coding sequence ATGGACCTTCTGCAAACGCTCTTTCCTAATGTCGTAAGCTACAACGACATCTTCGTCGATAGCATCATCGCCACGTTCCAAATGTTCGCGATCTCGGGCATCCTCACGTTCGTCATCGGCCTTGCCTTCGGCATTGCCCTTACCGTAACCAGGCCCGACGGCATTGCACCCAACAAGGTCATCTTCGGAATCGATACGCTCATCACGAATTTCTTCCGCTCTATCCCCTTCGTGATTCTGCTCATCTTCCTGATTCCGCTCACCAGGCTCATCACAGGCACCGCCATCGGCGTGGCTGGCGCAATCGTACCGTTGGTATTCGGCGCCGTGCCCTTCTACACGCGCCAGGTGGAAACCGCGCTCGTGAGCGTAGACAAGGGCAAAATCGAAGCAGCCCGTGCATTCGGGTCGGGCACCATGGGCATCATCTTCCGCGTATACCTGCCGGAAGCCCTGCCCGAACTCATCCGCGCCACCACCATCACGGCTATTTCGCTCATCGGCCTCACCACGATGGCAGGCGCCGTGGGCGCAGGCGGCATCGGCAGCTTCGCCATCAACTACGGCCAGAACCTTCATCACCAGGACGTCGTAAACGCATGCGTCATCCTTCTGATGGTCATCATCAGCATCATCCAGGGCGTGGGCAACCTGCTGGCACGCCGCACTACCAATAGGCACCTCTTCGGAAGATAA